In Paraflavitalea devenefica, the following are encoded in one genomic region:
- a CDS encoding viral A-type inclusion protein has product MHNHIKSFVVIAAMAALACNNAPTDPARKDGFSTIPATKEDSLYHQVMEGHDVGMAKMGRIRKYLVQIQQTTDSISKLPVKQQDKQYLQALSTLQQELKKAEEEMNTWMEQFNGDSAKDNQALRMQYLEAEKEKVNGVKDQILGSLQRADSLLKPR; this is encoded by the coding sequence ATGCATAATCATATAAAATCATTCGTAGTAATAGCCGCTATGGCCGCACTGGCTTGTAACAATGCCCCCACAGACCCCGCCCGCAAAGACGGATTCAGCACAATCCCTGCCACCAAAGAAGATTCCCTGTACCACCAGGTAATGGAGGGGCACGACGTGGGAATGGCCAAAATGGGCCGTATCAGGAAATACCTGGTACAAATACAGCAGACAACTGATAGCATCAGCAAGCTGCCTGTGAAACAACAGGATAAACAATACCTGCAGGCCTTGTCAACCCTTCAGCAGGAGCTGAAAAAGGCAGAAGAAGAAATGAATACCTGGATGGAGCAATTTAATGGGGATTCTGCCAAAGACAACCAGGCCCTGCGCATGCAGTACCTCGAAGCAGAAAAAGAGAAAGTCAATGGTGTAAAAGACCAGATACTGGGAAGCCTGCAACGGGCCGATTCCCTGTTAAAACCCCGTTAA
- a CDS encoding GH3 auxin-responsive promoter family protein: protein MKLLSPAISSLARMRLWRIEGWKNNPADAQREVLQDLVTSAQNTEFGRKYHFSELFNIRSFKQTVPIHEYEDMKPYIQRTMKGEQNIIWNTPVYWFAKSSGTTSDKSKFIPVTDESLEDCHYKAAKDVLTFYYQFNPDSDLLTGKGLVLGGSHTINPLNQEAQYGDLSAVLLQNSPFWGHWLRTPDLSIALMDEWESKIELLAQSTIKENVTSISGVPTWTLVLFRRILEITGKSCVAEVWPHLELYMHGGVSFTPYKEQFQKLIGKPIHYLEMYNASEGFFAAQDVPGEEGMLLFVDHGIFMEFMPIEEYGKPHPQTIGLGEVELGKNYALVISTNGGLWRYLVGDTIQFTSLTPFKIKVSGRLKHYINAFGEEVIVDNTDKAVAIACEKTGAVVNDYTAAPVYFSEGSNGAHEWLVEFEKEPDNMENFIATLDTALKNINSDYEAKRHKDIALRMPLLRSLRKGIFNTWLKSKGKLGGQHKVPRLSNDRKHLEEILAIATQ from the coding sequence GTGAAACTACTCTCGCCTGCCATATCATCATTGGCCCGCATGCGGCTATGGCGCATTGAAGGTTGGAAAAACAATCCTGCCGATGCGCAGCGGGAGGTATTACAGGACCTCGTTACCTCTGCACAGAATACCGAATTTGGCCGCAAATACCACTTTTCAGAACTATTCAACATCCGGTCATTTAAGCAAACAGTGCCTATTCATGAATATGAGGACATGAAGCCTTATATCCAGCGCACCATGAAAGGCGAGCAGAACATAATATGGAATACCCCTGTCTATTGGTTTGCCAAAAGCAGCGGTACCACCAGTGATAAAAGCAAATTCATACCGGTTACCGACGAAAGCCTGGAAGACTGCCACTACAAAGCAGCCAAAGACGTGCTCACCTTCTACTATCAGTTCAATCCCGATTCCGACCTGCTCACGGGTAAGGGACTGGTATTGGGAGGCAGCCATACCATCAATCCCCTCAATCAGGAAGCGCAATACGGCGACCTCAGTGCTGTATTGCTGCAAAACTCTCCTTTCTGGGGGCATTGGCTGCGCACGCCCGACCTCAGCATAGCGCTCATGGATGAGTGGGAAAGTAAAATTGAATTGCTGGCCCAGAGCACCATCAAAGAAAACGTAACCTCCATATCTGGTGTGCCTACCTGGACACTCGTCCTCTTTCGCCGCATACTGGAGATCACCGGTAAAAGTTGTGTGGCCGAAGTATGGCCCCACCTGGAACTGTACATGCACGGCGGTGTATCCTTTACGCCTTACAAAGAACAGTTTCAGAAACTCATCGGCAAGCCCATTCATTACCTCGAAATGTACAATGCCAGCGAAGGGTTCTTTGCGGCGCAGGACGTACCCGGTGAAGAGGGCATGTTGCTGTTTGTAGATCATGGCATCTTCATGGAATTCATGCCCATTGAGGAATATGGCAAGCCACATCCGCAAACCATTGGCCTGGGTGAAGTGGAGCTGGGGAAAAACTATGCGCTCGTTATCAGCACCAATGGCGGTTTATGGCGGTACCTCGTGGGCGATACCATCCAGTTTACTTCCTTAACGCCTTTCAAAATAAAAGTAAGCGGCCGTCTCAAACATTACATCAATGCCTTTGGCGAGGAAGTCATCGTTGACAATACCGATAAGGCTGTAGCCATTGCCTGTGAAAAAACGGGGGCGGTAGTCAATGACTATACCGCGGCGCCTGTTTACTTTAGTGAAGGCAGCAATGGCGCCCATGAGTGGCTCGTGGAATTTGAGAAAGAGCCCGACAACATGGAGAACTTTATTGCTACCCTCGATACGGCCCTCAAAAACATCAACAGTGATTATGAGGCCAAGCGCCATAAAGACATTGCCCTGCGCATGCCCTTACTGCGTTCCCTCCGGAAGGGCATCTTCAACACCTGGCTCAAGAGCAAGGGCAAACTGGGCGGCCAGCACAAAGTGCCCCGCTTAAGCAATGACCGCAAACACCTCGAAGAAATACTGGCCATCGCCACGCAGTAA
- the fabG gene encoding 3-oxoacyl-[acyl-carrier-protein] reductase, translated as MKLLEGKVAIVTGAARGIGEAIAVKLAEQGAHIAFTYVSDSSAEKAKTLQQKIEALGVKAKAYQSNAGDFAASEAFVNDVVKEFGTVDVCVNNAGISKDNLLLRMSPDQWDDVMNVNLKSVFNMTKQVIRPMMKAKKGSIINMSSIIGIRGNAGQSSYAASKAGIIGFTKSVAHELGSRNIRCNAIAPGFIETDMTHYLKDGDASKAFLEKIPLGRFGKAEEVADTTLFLASDLSSYITGQVISTCGGLNI; from the coding sequence ATGAAATTACTGGAAGGAAAAGTAGCCATTGTAACAGGGGCAGCCCGCGGTATCGGGGAAGCCATCGCCGTTAAACTGGCCGAACAAGGCGCACACATCGCTTTTACCTATGTAAGCGACAGCAGTGCAGAAAAAGCTAAAACATTACAACAGAAAATAGAAGCACTGGGCGTAAAAGCAAAAGCATACCAAAGCAATGCCGGTGATTTTGCGGCCAGTGAAGCCTTCGTCAATGACGTGGTAAAAGAATTTGGTACCGTAGATGTATGCGTTAACAATGCCGGTATCTCCAAAGACAACCTGCTCCTGCGCATGAGCCCCGACCAGTGGGATGACGTCATGAACGTAAACCTCAAAAGTGTCTTCAACATGACCAAGCAGGTGATACGTCCGATGATGAAGGCTAAAAAAGGGTCCATCATCAACATGAGTTCCATCATTGGTATCCGTGGTAATGCCGGGCAAAGCAGCTATGCAGCTTCCAAAGCAGGCATCATTGGTTTCACCAAATCAGTTGCCCATGAGCTGGGTAGCCGCAACATCAGGTGCAATGCCATTGCGCCCGGCTTCATTGAAACCGACATGACCCATTACCTGAAAGATGGGGACGCCTCCAAAGCATTCCTGGAAAAAATTCCTTTAGGACGTTTCGGCAAAGCAGAAGAAGTGGCCGACACCACCTTATTCCTCGCTTCCGACCTCAGCTCCTACATCACCGGCCAGGTCATCAGCACCTGCGGCGGCTTAAATATTTAA
- a CDS encoding S8 family serine peptidase, which yields MPKQKIVPLFIVLTGLYANTLAQTVTQTATLRRAATEQAAKEKNFATELKKIAKANNWPLAYTNKLGGLTLLTGIDAQGYPLYTSTENNILAAATMGTNKLWPGGSTGLNLSGSSANVKGKLGVWDGGRVRPTHVELTGRITNKEAGTVAINDHSTHVAGTLMATGVNPLAKGMSFGLQELIVYDFANDESEMLNESANNMLVSNHSYGIVSGWVRNETANRWEFRGQWGANEDYKFGYYSDEARLWDSIAYNAPYYLIVKSAGNNRNVNGPTVGSTYWRYSAPDPNTGAITMINAGARPAGISSNDGYDIIPTYGTAKNILTVGAIEPIASGYNLPQDVVISTFSSWGPTDDGRIKPDVVTDGVDVLSSIGTTDNSYASYSGTSMASPAAAGSLLLLQEYYSKLHSGAFMRSATLKALVIHTADEAGTSPGPDYIYGWGLINTAKAAGVITTANNNNSNLIVENTLSTATPTYTTNVVASGNGSLTVTLCWTDVKGEPHAQEVDNSSLKLINDLDIRIKKGATTYMPWILNPAVPAAAATTGDNFRDNVEKIAVTDAVPGETYTIEITHKNTLARGSQAFSLIVTGAGGVARCTSAPGSTDGARIDSVSFGGIQKQNVAGCTGYSNFTNVTGTVEPNSALPLYIKVNACNGGAVDKIVKAWIDFNGDGDFLDAGELIAVSNAINGDGALATNVTIPAGIAPGNYVLLRVIVQETSNANDVAPCGTYGKGETQDYRIRFGIPSNDVGIASIVSPLSSGCASGAQYVTIRFRNYGATARDNIALSGTVKDGATTVATLTGTYVPSVPDSTEILYTFQTPFNPVAGKTYTVTVKTTIAGDQRTSNDEQTMTMTVGGETTAPVAQAEVCNNTSVLLKATNAGPDLMLWYETAAATTPLAAGANTFTSVIKADKTYYVGRNDLVNAKAGPANKAVLGVGSYGSFTGNYMRFTNQVPLTIETVKLYIGAAGKVELTLGEVATVNGNQVNTYYPLATTTLNVYPTSTGGDDPGAVFALNFALTDPGDYIIVIRCLEGATIYRNNGVTGNPYPFAIPGVFSITGNSAADPATTNPDPNYFQRFYYFFYDMNIKVSGCPSSRVSVVAGTSVTPVVTLNGSTLTSSVATGNQWYLNSNPIAGATNQTYTATASGVYQSVVTTPMGCSSTSNEVTFGVTGIPDVDPSEIGLKVMPNPNNGRFMLDFTVNKKADLDIIIYNAVGQKVFNSRTPGFIGHYVQPVEAGKLSAGIYLLQVQHDNKSYLKKLIVR from the coding sequence ATGCCTAAACAGAAAATTGTACCCCTCTTTATTGTTCTTACAGGATTGTATGCCAATACACTTGCCCAAACGGTTACCCAAACCGCTACTTTGCGGCGGGCCGCTACCGAACAGGCTGCAAAGGAAAAGAACTTCGCCACAGAACTGAAGAAGATAGCCAAAGCAAATAACTGGCCACTGGCCTATACCAATAAGCTGGGTGGACTGACCCTGCTGACGGGGATTGACGCCCAGGGCTACCCCCTTTATACGAGCACCGAAAATAATATCCTGGCGGCAGCCACTATGGGCACGAATAAGCTGTGGCCCGGCGGCAGCACCGGCCTTAATCTTTCCGGCTCTTCGGCCAATGTAAAGGGCAAACTGGGTGTTTGGGATGGTGGCCGTGTACGGCCCACCCATGTGGAACTGACCGGCCGCATTACCAATAAAGAAGCCGGTACCGTTGCCATTAATGACCACTCTACCCACGTAGCCGGTACGCTGATGGCTACGGGTGTAAATCCCCTGGCCAAGGGCATGTCATTTGGCCTGCAGGAGTTGATTGTATACGATTTTGCAAACGATGAATCCGAGATGCTGAATGAATCGGCCAATAATATGCTGGTATCGAATCACTCCTATGGCATTGTTTCCGGCTGGGTTCGCAATGAGACAGCCAACCGGTGGGAGTTCAGGGGGCAGTGGGGCGCTAATGAGGATTATAAGTTTGGCTATTATTCAGATGAGGCGCGACTGTGGGACTCAATCGCTTATAATGCCCCTTACTATCTTATTGTTAAATCGGCCGGGAATAACCGTAATGTGAACGGACCTACGGTAGGCAGCACTTACTGGCGGTATAGTGCTCCCGACCCCAATACTGGCGCTATCACAATGATCAATGCAGGCGCCCGGCCTGCCGGCATCAGCAGTAATGATGGTTATGATATTATCCCTACGTATGGTACGGCTAAGAATATTCTCACGGTCGGCGCCATTGAGCCGATCGCTTCGGGCTATAACCTTCCGCAGGATGTGGTCATCTCTACTTTCAGCAGTTGGGGGCCTACCGATGACGGACGTATTAAGCCGGATGTGGTAACTGATGGGGTAGATGTGTTGTCTTCTATTGGCACTACCGATAATTCTTATGCTTCGTATAGCGGTACTTCCATGGCCTCTCCTGCGGCTGCAGGTTCCTTGTTGTTATTGCAGGAATATTACTCCAAACTACATAGCGGCGCCTTTATGCGTTCTGCTACTTTGAAAGCCCTGGTGATCCATACGGCTGATGAAGCCGGTACTTCACCCGGTCCCGATTATATATATGGCTGGGGGCTTATCAACACCGCCAAGGCTGCCGGTGTGATCACCACTGCTAATAATAACAATAGTAATCTTATTGTTGAGAATACGCTTAGTACCGCAACTCCAACTTATACGACTAATGTCGTTGCTTCCGGCAACGGATCACTAACTGTTACGCTTTGCTGGACTGATGTAAAAGGCGAGCCCCACGCGCAAGAGGTTGACAATAGTTCCCTGAAGCTGATCAATGACCTGGATATCCGGATCAAGAAAGGAGCCACTACTTACATGCCCTGGATACTGAACCCGGCTGTACCCGCTGCCGCAGCCACTACGGGCGATAATTTCCGGGATAATGTAGAAAAGATAGCCGTAACAGATGCAGTGCCTGGAGAAACTTATACGATTGAGATCACCCATAAGAATACACTGGCCAGGGGTTCACAAGCTTTTTCATTGATTGTAACCGGCGCGGGTGGTGTGGCCCGTTGTACTTCTGCTCCCGGCTCTACAGATGGCGCCCGCATTGACAGTGTTTCTTTTGGCGGCATTCAAAAACAAAATGTTGCCGGCTGTACAGGCTACAGCAATTTCACAAATGTTACTGGCACTGTGGAACCTAACAGTGCTTTACCGCTTTATATAAAGGTGAATGCCTGCAATGGCGGGGCTGTGGATAAGATCGTTAAAGCCTGGATTGATTTTAATGGAGACGGTGATTTCCTGGATGCGGGAGAACTGATAGCCGTCAGCAATGCCATTAACGGAGATGGCGCACTCGCTACTAATGTAACCATCCCGGCCGGTATTGCACCCGGCAATTACGTGTTGCTGCGTGTTATTGTACAGGAAACTTCCAATGCCAACGATGTAGCCCCCTGCGGCACTTATGGAAAAGGAGAAACACAGGATTACCGTATACGCTTTGGTATCCCCTCCAATGATGTGGGCATCGCCAGCATTGTATCGCCCCTGAGCTCGGGCTGCGCCAGCGGCGCACAGTATGTAACTATCCGGTTCCGGAATTATGGGGCTACTGCCAGGGATAATATTGCTTTGTCGGGCACGGTAAAAGATGGAGCAACTACGGTAGCCACTTTAACCGGCACTTATGTTCCCTCTGTACCCGACTCGACTGAAATATTGTATACTTTCCAAACACCTTTCAATCCTGTTGCCGGTAAAACGTATACAGTTACCGTTAAAACGACTATTGCTGGTGATCAGCGGACTTCGAATGATGAGCAGACCATGACGATGACCGTAGGCGGTGAGACAACGGCCCCTGTGGCACAGGCTGAGGTATGTAATAATACGAGTGTATTGTTAAAAGCTACGAATGCAGGCCCTGATCTTATGCTGTGGTATGAGACTGCTGCCGCCACAACTCCTTTGGCCGCGGGCGCCAATACTTTTACCAGCGTGATCAAAGCAGACAAAACCTATTATGTAGGGCGCAATGACCTGGTGAATGCGAAGGCAGGCCCTGCCAATAAAGCAGTATTGGGTGTAGGTAGTTATGGTTCGTTTACGGGTAATTATATGAGGTTCACAAACCAGGTACCGCTGACCATTGAAACCGTGAAGCTGTATATTGGCGCTGCCGGCAAGGTTGAACTTACTTTAGGAGAAGTAGCTACGGTTAACGGCAACCAGGTTAATACTTATTATCCGCTGGCCACCACCACCCTGAATGTGTATCCCACCAGTACAGGCGGGGATGATCCGGGCGCTGTTTTTGCCCTGAATTTTGCGTTGACTGATCCCGGTGATTATATTATTGTTATCCGTTGCCTGGAAGGCGCAACGATCTATAGAAATAATGGGGTGACCGGTAATCCTTATCCGTTCGCTATTCCCGGCGTTTTCTCCATTACCGGCAATAGTGCTGCTGATCCTGCCACAACAAACCCCGATCCCAATTATTTCCAGCGGTTCTATTATTTCTTCTATGATATGAATATTAAGGTCAGCGGCTGTCCCAGCAGCCGGGTATCTGTGGTAGCCGGCACATCGGTTACACCGGTGGTTACCCTGAATGGCAGCACGCTCACCAGCAGTGTGGCTACGGGCAACCAGTGGTACCTGAACAGCAACCCGATCGCAGGTGCTACCAATCAAACTTATACCGCTACAGCAAGTGGTGTTTATCAATCGGTGGTGACGACCCCGATGGGCTGCTCCAGTACTTCCAATGAGGTCACGTTTGGTGTTACCGGCATTCCGGATGTTGATCCGTCGGAGATCGGCCTGAAGGTGATGCCTAACCCCAATAATGGCCGCTTTATGCTCGACTTTACGGTGAATAAGAAAGCCGACCTGGATATTATTATTTACAATGCAGTAGGACAGAAGGTTTTCAATAGCCGCACACCAGGCTTTATTGGTCATTATGTACAGCCGGTGGAAGCAGGCAAACTGTCGGCCGGCATTTACCTGCTGCAGGTGCAGCATGATAATAAGAGCTATCTGAAGAAGCTGATTGTGCGGTAA
- a CDS encoding S1C family serine protease, with protein MENSTPIQQVQHTDAALLDAYSQTITGVVNTIAEAVVHIQVTKKAYDRQTRQERLTPGSGSGFIISSDGFIITNHHVIENATSIKASLADGRLVTAELKGTDPSTDIAVLKIYETNLRALSFADSAQLQPGQIAIAIGNPLGLQHTVTAGVVSALGRTLRASNGRLIDDIIQTDASLNPGNSGGPLVNSLGQVIGVNTAMIPTAHGICFAVSSNLTAYVAGKLIIHGIVKRAWLGIAGQSVNLTERMRAANKLTAKTGVYIFEIVADGPVYNNELRTGDIIVGFGQKEVASVDDLHKQLNDQVIGQRTQLHVLRGGHKLSLTVIPGEMK; from the coding sequence ATGGAAAACTCAACACCTATTCAGCAGGTGCAGCATACCGACGCAGCCCTCCTGGATGCTTATTCACAAACGATTACCGGCGTTGTCAATACCATTGCAGAAGCCGTAGTACACATACAGGTCACCAAAAAGGCCTATGACCGGCAAACAAGGCAGGAACGGTTAACCCCGGGCAGCGGCTCAGGGTTCATCATCTCTTCGGACGGGTTCATTATTACCAATCACCATGTCATTGAAAATGCCACCAGTATAAAAGCCTCCCTGGCCGATGGCCGGTTGGTAACAGCAGAGCTCAAAGGCACGGACCCTTCTACCGACATTGCGGTATTAAAGATCTATGAAACCAACCTCCGGGCCCTGTCCTTTGCCGATTCGGCGCAGTTGCAACCGGGCCAGATTGCCATTGCCATCGGTAATCCGTTGGGATTGCAACACACCGTCACAGCCGGCGTGGTAAGTGCGCTGGGAAGAACATTAAGGGCTTCCAATGGCCGCCTGATAGACGACATCATTCAAACCGACGCCTCCCTCAATCCCGGTAACTCAGGAGGCCCCCTCGTTAACTCCCTCGGTCAGGTCATTGGCGTCAATACCGCCATGATACCCACTGCCCATGGGATCTGTTTTGCAGTATCCTCCAACCTGACGGCTTATGTGGCAGGGAAACTGATCATCCACGGCATCGTGAAGCGTGCCTGGCTAGGTATTGCCGGTCAATCCGTCAACCTTACCGAGCGCATGCGGGCAGCCAACAAACTCACCGCAAAAACAGGAGTATACATATTTGAGATCGTGGCCGATGGTCCGGTATACAACAACGAACTACGTACCGGTGACATCATCGTAGGCTTTGGCCAAAAGGAAGTAGCTTCTGTAGATGACCTGCACAAACAACTAAACGACCAGGTCATTGGCCAACGCACACAGCTACACGTATTGCGCGGCGGTCACAAACTGTCGCTCACCGTCATTCCCGGAGAAATGAAATAA
- a CDS encoding enoyl-CoA hydratase/isomerase family protein, with protein MIQEIKSGYVKTETHNAVTTIEFHHPQSNSLPHRLLEELAHAIHGAGNERDTRVIVLRSEGDKAFCAGASFDELAAISTKEEGLQFFNGFALVINAMRKCPKFIVARIHGKCVGGGVGIAAAADYAIATEGADIKLSELAVGIGPFVVGPAVERKIGTAAFGHLAIDATMWRSADWAKRKGLYAEVHNNITDMDESVARLAYTLAHSSPDAMLEMKHMLWKGTEHWDQLLTERAAISGRLVLSTFSKNAIAAFKKKA; from the coding sequence ATGATACAAGAAATTAAAAGCGGCTATGTAAAGACAGAAACGCATAATGCAGTTACTACAATAGAGTTCCACCACCCGCAAAGCAATTCATTGCCGCACCGGTTGCTGGAAGAACTGGCGCATGCTATTCATGGCGCCGGCAATGAACGTGATACGCGGGTTATTGTATTACGCTCAGAAGGCGACAAGGCATTTTGCGCCGGCGCTTCTTTTGATGAACTGGCCGCCATCAGCACGAAAGAAGAAGGGTTGCAATTTTTTAATGGGTTTGCACTTGTGATCAATGCGATGCGTAAGTGCCCGAAGTTTATTGTTGCCCGTATTCATGGTAAATGTGTAGGCGGCGGCGTAGGCATCGCTGCCGCGGCCGATTATGCGATCGCGACAGAAGGCGCGGATATTAAGCTGAGTGAGTTAGCTGTGGGTATCGGGCCTTTTGTGGTAGGTCCTGCTGTAGAACGCAAGATTGGGACAGCCGCTTTTGGCCACCTGGCCATTGACGCTACGATGTGGCGCAGTGCCGACTGGGCCAAACGAAAGGGCCTGTATGCCGAGGTTCATAATAATATCACCGACATGGATGAGTCAGTTGCGCGGCTTGCATATACGCTGGCGCATTCCAGTCCGGACGCGATGCTGGAGATGAAGCATATGTTGTGGAAGGGCACAGAACATTGGGACCAGTTGCTGACCGAGCGTGCTGCGATCAGTGGCAGGCTGGTGTTGAGTACGTTTTCGAAGAATGCGATTGCGGCGTTTAAGAAGAAGGCGTAG
- a CDS encoding carboxypeptidase regulatory-like domain-containing protein: protein MPSPDEPPPAPQPLQTTLYIYELTNISQVKKAREGSFYTTINTKLIKEVQSDKKGAFKIKLPPGQYSLFVKKDSLFYANLFDDKNNIAPVTVEKGKYTTVDVKADYDAVY from the coding sequence ATGCCTTCTCCCGATGAACCACCCCCCGCCCCGCAACCCCTCCAAACCACCCTTTATATTTATGAATTAACCAATATCAGCCAGGTGAAAAAAGCCCGGGAAGGGTCCTTTTATACTACCATCAATACAAAACTCATCAAAGAGGTCCAGTCCGATAAAAAAGGGGCATTCAAAATAAAACTGCCTCCGGGCCAATACTCCCTCTTCGTCAAAAAAGACAGCCTTTTCTATGCCAACCTCTTCGATGACAAAAATAACATTGCCCCCGTTACCGTAGAAAAAGGCAAATACACCACCGTCGACGTTAAAGCCGATTACGATGCCGTATACTAA
- the paaZ gene encoding phenylacetic acid degradation bifunctional protein PaaZ, with amino-acid sequence MNKLANYVTGQWITGDGTGQPLYDAVNGSLIGHASTAGLDFAAILAYGRATGGPALRKLTFHERGRMLRALALHLRNHLEKFYTISYQTGATKADSWIDIEGGIGNLFSYASLRRQFPDEPFCVDGEAIALSKQGSFTGQHILVPKEGVAIHINAFNFPVWGMLEKIAVNLLAGMPAVVKPATVTSYLTEAVVKEIVASGILPEGSLQLLCGSAGDLLDHVTAQDVITFTGSASTGLKLKSHPRVLSESVPFNMEADSLNCIVLGNDIVPGMPEWDIFIKEVRKEMTVKAGQKCTAIRRIFVPDNKLDDVWKGLGKALEQTVIGNPLNEKVRMGALAGQSQREEVKHQVQKLLASSQIVFGSLDSVQVVDADAAKGAFMSPLLLMNEQPFDSHEVHEVEAFGPVSTIMPYKLLSEATELAKKGKGSLVCSIVTADHSIARHFVLGAASHHGRILVLNEACAKESTGHGSPLPMLVHGGPGRAGGGEEMGGVRGVKHYMQRVAVQGSPSVITAITHVYQRGAAVTEEEKHPFRKYFEELAIGDTVITHKRTVTEADIVNFANVSWDHFYAHTDHTSLEGTIFEKPVAHGYFILSAAAGLFVDAKKGPVLLNYGLEECRFLKPVYAGTTIGVQLTCKEKTEQEQKEGDPVKKGIVKWLVEVTDQTGEPVAIATILTMVKLKNQ; translated from the coding sequence ATGAATAAACTTGCTAATTATGTAACAGGACAATGGATTACCGGCGATGGTACAGGGCAACCCCTGTATGATGCGGTAAACGGGTCATTGATCGGACATGCTTCTACTGCAGGACTTGATTTTGCGGCCATCCTTGCGTATGGCCGTGCTACAGGCGGCCCTGCCTTACGCAAACTTACGTTTCATGAGCGGGGCCGGATGCTGCGGGCACTGGCACTTCACCTGCGCAATCACCTGGAAAAGTTTTATACGATCAGCTACCAGACAGGCGCTACAAAGGCCGATAGCTGGATTGATATTGAGGGCGGCATCGGCAATTTGTTTTCTTATGCTTCCCTGCGCCGGCAGTTTCCTGATGAACCGTTTTGCGTGGATGGAGAGGCGATCGCCCTGAGCAAGCAGGGTTCTTTCACCGGCCAACATATACTGGTACCCAAAGAAGGGGTTGCTATCCATATTAATGCTTTTAATTTCCCGGTATGGGGTATGCTGGAAAAGATCGCGGTTAATTTACTGGCCGGCATGCCTGCTGTGGTAAAACCAGCTACCGTGACTTCCTACCTTACTGAGGCCGTTGTAAAAGAGATTGTTGCTTCAGGCATTTTACCGGAAGGATCGCTGCAATTGCTGTGCGGATCAGCCGGTGACCTGTTGGACCATGTTACGGCCCAGGATGTGATCACTTTCACAGGTTCTGCCTCTACCGGACTAAAGCTGAAATCACATCCCCGGGTGTTGTCGGAAAGTGTGCCTTTTAATATGGAAGCCGATTCGCTGAATTGTATTGTACTGGGCAACGATATAGTACCCGGCATGCCGGAGTGGGATATTTTTATTAAGGAGGTGCGGAAGGAGATGACGGTGAAGGCAGGGCAGAAGTGCACCGCGATACGCCGCATTTTTGTGCCGGACAATAAACTGGATGATGTATGGAAAGGATTGGGGAAGGCGCTGGAACAAACGGTGATCGGCAATCCCCTGAATGAAAAGGTGCGCATGGGTGCCCTGGCCGGTCAAAGCCAGCGTGAAGAGGTGAAGCACCAGGTACAGAAGCTGCTGGCTTCCTCGCAGATCGTTTTTGGATCGCTGGACAGTGTGCAGGTCGTAGACGCTGATGCTGCCAAAGGCGCGTTTATGAGCCCCTTATTACTGATGAATGAGCAACCTTTTGATAGTCACGAAGTACATGAGGTGGAGGCTTTTGGCCCGGTAAGTACGATTATGCCGTATAAGTTATTATCCGAAGCTACTGAGCTGGCCAAAAAAGGCAAGGGTTCCCTGGTATGCTCGATTGTGACAGCCGACCATTCTATTGCCAGGCATTTTGTGCTGGGGGCGGCATCTCACCATGGCCGTATCCTCGTATTGAATGAGGCATGTGCCAAAGAAAGTACAGGTCACGGCTCTCCCCTGCCCATGTTGGTGCATGGAGGCCCGGGACGTGCAGGTGGTGGCGAAGAGATGGGTGGCGTACGTGGTGTAAAACACTATATGCAGCGGGTGGCAGTACAGGGTTCGCCCTCGGTGATTACTGCCATCACGCATGTATACCAGCGTGGCGCTGCCGTTACAGAAGAAGAGAAACATCCCTTCCGTAAGTATTTTGAAGAGCTGGCCATTGGCGACACCGTGATCACCCATAAGCGTACGGTAACAGAAGCCGATATTGTGAATTTTGCCAATGTAAGCTGGGACCATTTTTATGCGCATACAGACCATACTTCGCTGGAGGGGACGATTTTTGAGAAACCGGTAGCACATGGCTATTTTATCCTGAGCGCTGCCGCCGGTTTGTTTGTAGACGCAAAGAAAGGACCGGTATTGTTGAATTATGGCCTGGAAGAATGCCGTTTCCTGAAACCTGTGTATGCAGGCACCACTATCGGCGTGCAGCTTACCTGCAAGGAGAAGACGGAGCAGGAACAGAAAGAAGGTGACCCGGTGAAGAAGGGTATTGTAAAATGGCTGGTAGAGGTTACGGACCAAACAGGTGAGCCTGTGGCTATAGCTACTATTTTAACGATGGTAAAGCTAAAAAATCAATAA